The DNA segment CGCCGAGCACGTTCACGGTGGGCCCGGGCATCTCCACGACGTAGGGCACCGGCCCGAACCCGGCCGTCGCGCCGAGCACAGCGGTGACCAGCGCACCCATTCCCACGAGGACACCCGGCCGTCTCATGGCGGCGAGCGTACCGATTTCCGCATCGAGCGGCCATTCCGCAGGCCTCCGCCCGGCGCTGAGAACACGCCGTCCGGCGGTTTGAACCCGGTCGACCGGCCGAACCTGAATGCGCGATCGCAAATCGGCGGTGAACGCCTTTACGGTTAGCCGCGGCCTGGGACTGCCGGGCGGAGGGGGAATGAGCGAATTGATGCGCCGAATACTGAGTCGGCTGGTGGTGTCCGCCGGCGCCCTGCTCGTCATGATTGGCCTGGTGGCGGTTCCGGCCCATGCCGCGTACAGCGACCTGTACAGCATTCGGTTCAAGGCCTGGATTCCGCAGGCCCAGGCCATCGGTTCAGCCGTTGGCATGAAACTCGACAGTTTCTGCAGCCCGTGGCCGACCTCGACGGTCCGGTTCAACGGCAACAATCACGTCAACTTCGTCAATGGCTCCAACGGCGATTTCAAGACGATGGTTCAGTACGATTTCCGCTGGGACGGCTCGCGGATGTCGGACGTCGCGGCGCAGGCCAGTTATGGCACGACGCACATGACGATGACGAACTCCATCACCGGGTCGCAGTGCAGCATGTCGCGCAAGGCGAGCGGCAAGTCCCGGGTGGAGGCGCCGAGCGCGTCGACGGCGAAACTCGTCCTCGGCTCGGCCGACCCGTTCTATCCGGCCGCGTTGATCCCCGACCTCGACGGGTCGATCACGGTCTCCTTCTCCGGCCGCGATCACATGATCGTCCAGTCCGCGACCGACGCCTTCCCCAGCTACGCCTACCAGGTGTACCGCAACGGCAAACTGGTCGCGACCGTACAGGACCTCGACGTCAGCTGCGTCTCGCTGACCGGCCCGAAGGGCATCATCGCCACCGCCGGGCTGCTGTCGACACGCTGGCAGTCGCCGACCGCGCGCCAGGACATCGACACCCGGGCGACCGGGCTCGACTTCTTCCGGCCGTGTTCCTCAGCGGCCGCCATGGTGCCACTGAAGTATCCGTCGGTCAGCCCGCCCGTGGCGAAGCCGGGCAACGTCGCGCCGGTCGCCCGATTCGCCTACAAGCGTGCCGTCGGCGCCCGGGACACGGTGACCCTCGACGGCAGCGCGTCCTCCGACGCCGATGGGCGCATCACCTCGTGGGCCTGGTACAACGGCGCTACGAAGATCGCGTCGGGACCGAGCGCGACCGTCGCGCTCGGCGCCGGGACCAGCAAGACCGTCCGCCTGGTGGTCACCGACAACGCCGGGGCACAGGCCTCCAGGTCGGCGGTCGTCTCGCTGGCGAACCGCAGTCCGCGCATCGCCGCGGCCTCCCCGGCGACCGGCGCGCAGGCCGGGACGAACACGCCCACGCTCTCCGCCGTCGCGGCCGACGACGACGGCGACGCCTTGCAGTACCGCTACACGGTGACCGGGCCTTCGGTGTCGCTCGACTCGGGGTGGACGGGCGCGGCGTGGAAGGTGCCGGCGCACAGGCTCGACCCGGGCACCCGCTACGAGTGGACGGTGACCGTCCGGGACCCGTCCGGCGCCACCGCCCGGCGGACCTCGGTCTTCACCGTCGCCCCGCTGCCCACCGCGGGTGACGTCGTTTCCACCGCCTCGGGCGACGGCTACTGGCAGGTGGCGAGCGACGGCGGTGTCTTCAGCTACGGCGACGCCCGGTTCTACGGCTCGCTGCCGGGCATCGGCGTCCGGGTCACCAACGTCATCGGCATGGCGCGGACGCCGTCCGGTGCCGGCTACTGGCTGGTCGGCCGGGACGGGGGAGTGTTCGCGTTCGGCGATGCCGGCTTCCACGGCTCCCTGCCGTCGATCAACGTGCCGGTGAACAACATCGTCGGCATGGCACCGACCAAGAGTGGCCGCGGGTACTGGCTGGTCGGCGCGGACGGCGGGGTGTTCGCGTTCGGCGACGCCGCCTTCTACGGCTCGATGGGAGGCAAGCCGCTCAACAAGCCGATGGTCGCCATCGTGCCGACGGCGTCCGGGGCAGGCTATTGGACCGCGGCCGCCGACGGCGGGGTGTTCGCCTTCGGGGACGCCGCCTTCTACGGCTCGATGGGTGGTAAGCCGCTGAACGCGCCGGTCACCGACATCAGTCGTACGCTGGACGGCAACGGCTACTGGATGACCGCGGAGGACGGCGGCGTCTTCGCGTTCGGATCGGCCGGGTTCTACGGCTCGATGGCCGGAAAGCCGCTCAACGGCCACATCACCGGCATGTCCGCGACCGTCAGCGGCAAGGGCTACTGGCTCAACGGCTGTGACGGCGGGGTCTTCGCCTTCGGCGACGCCCGGTTCTTCGGCTCCAACGCGACCTATCAATGCAGGGGAGTGAACCAGCCCTGAGCACACCCGTCGCCGATTCCGCTTTATAGTGACGAGCGCCGATTTGTTGGGCTCGCGGCGGCGGAGTGCGGAGGGGGATCTGATGGTCGAGGAGACACGAGACGAGGAGGCACGGGACGACGACGCTCGGACGGAACGTCCGAGCGTCGTCACCACCGCCGGCCTGCTCCTGCTGACACTTCCCGTCATCGGGGTGATCAGCCTGGTCCTGGCGACGATCGCTCTCATCGCGGCACAGGACGCCGCCGACGAGCTGGTGACCCAGCTGGTCGACGACGGCGTCACCGAGGGACAGCGGATCGTCGACGACATGCTGTCGGCGATGTGGCTGCAGCTGGGCGTCCAGGCCGTCATCAGCCTCGGCCAGGCGATCGGGCTGGGTGTGCTCGCGTTCTTCGTGCTGCGGGGCTCACGCCGGGCCCGCACGATCGTGTTCGTGCTGGCCGCACTGAGCGCTGTGGCCGTCATCTGGCTGGTCGCGCTGACCATCGCTCTGCACCGCCTCCGCGGCGACCTGGACACTCTCGCTGATCGGATCGGGTTCCAGACGGTGTACGAGACCGACCTGATCCCGGGCTGGTTCCACCCCACCAGCTACGGCCTGCTGGCGATCTCCACGCTCACCATCTTCACTGCGGTCTGGCTGCTCACCCGCCCGGCCGCGAACACCTACTTCGGTGGCGCCGGGCTGTCGCTGCCGTCGCCGTCGCGGTCCCCGGGACGGTTCGCGCTCTGGATGGCGGCCTTGGTGATCGTGCTGGCGGTGCCCGTGGTCGGGCTCTCCGCCCTGCCCGAGCTGCCTGAGCTGCCCGAGTTGCCCACGATCCCCACGATGCCCAGTCTGCCCGGCATGCCCAGTCTGCCCGGCGAGCCGGGTGAGCCAGGCGTGCCGACTACTCTGCCGAGCTTCCCGGGCTTCCCGAGCCTGCCGGCCGTGCCCGAAATACCGAACCTGCCGGGACTGCCCACCCCGCCGTGATCAGCTGCCGGTCACCCCGGGCGTCGCCGCGATCGCTTACCACGGCCGATGACGGTCATGGCTACCACGATGCCGATGACGATCACCGCCGCGACGGTGATGACCAGCGGCATGACGAACCGGCGGAACGCCGTCGGGGTGGCCTTGCGGGCCTGCTGATCGGGCGGCACGGCGCTGACATCGCCGAGCCAGACCCGGCCGCCGGCGTCCGGGGTGGCCGCGCCGAACGAACCCTGCACGGCGGTGGCCAGGTCGGGGTGCGATTGCCGGAACGCCGCCGAGGTCAGTCTGGTGAAGGGAACGGTGGCGAAGTCCACCCCGCCGTCGGTGTAGGTGTACGTGTACTGGTGGTTCCCCGACGTCTCCGTCCTCGTCACGCGGTACTCGCCGTTCTTGTACGACTTCACGTAGGCGTCGAAGACCGCGCGCGGCTTCCAGCTCTTGATGGATCTCCATCGTGAGACGTCGCCCTTGTCGATCATCGAGGTGAGGGCGCCGGTTCCGCGTTCGCGGTACCACTGGGCCGCGACCCGGGCCAGGTAGACCCGGCGCAGCTCGGCGTACGCGGGCGCGGTGTTCACCGCCTTCTCCACTGCGGGCAGGATCTCCTTCTCGAAGATCGCCTGCATCCGCCGGCTGGGCACCGGGCAGGATGGGTCTCCGCTGGTGCCGTTGAGCATCTCGGACTCGGACTTGACCTCCAGCGGGGCGTCGATGATGTGCAGCCCGCCGTCCTGCTCGTAGACGGTGGCCGGCTTCGGGACGATCCACTGGCGGATCACGCCGCACTCCTGGGCGCCGGACGGGCCGGGCTTGCCCCAGAACCGGCGGCCGAGGGCCGTCTCGGGATTGGTGAGGCGGGCCGAATCCCGTTTCATCCGCAGGTCCGCTTCGAGCAGGATGCGCCCGGCGTCGGTGCCGGCCAGCCGCTTGTCGATGATCCGGTCGGGTTCCCGCGGGTTCAGGTTCACCCAGAACGTGTCCCGGGGCAGGCTCAGCCAGACGAAGAACGCGTCCGACATCTGGGCGGCCGCGAGCTGCCCCTCGGTGATGTGCTGGTCTTTCGCGGTGGTGGGGGCGGCGTCGTACGAGTAGCGCAGGCGCCCCTTCTCGTCCTCGGCGAGATAGCGCAGTTGCAGCGTCGAGAAGTCGATGCCACCAGGAGCGGTGCCGACCTTGCCGGTCAGGGCCTTGGTGGCGACGCCACCGGGCGGCGACGAGCCGGACACGGTGAAGGCGTTGACCGCGTGGACGAAACGGGTCAGGGCCTCGAAGGTGTCCGGCATGCCGGCTTCCTTCCAACGCTGGTAGCCCTCCTGGAGCTCGGTGGCGGCATCCGCCTCGGCGATCGCGGCCTGCTTCTCCGCCGCGCTGAGCTCGCCATCCTTGATCTTCTCGTCGAGTTCGGCGTTGAGCTCCTTGAGCTGCGCCGGCGACAGCGTCGGATTCTTGGTCAGGTATCGCCCGCTGGTCGTCTGGCTCAGGATCTTGCCTTCCTTCAGCCGGTTCATGCACTGATTGGCGCCCTCCGCACAGAACACCCGTTCGCTGAGGATTTCGATGTCCGTGCCCTTGACCATCTCCCCGTTGACCGCGTCGACACCGGCCTCCGAATGGATCGGGCCGTTGCCGAGGGCCTGTGTCCGTTCACTCGTCAGGAGATTGATCGTGGCGCTCGGTGTGTAGGAGGTGCGCCAGTCGACCTTCAGTGGCTTGCCGTATCGGTCGACGAGGTACGGCTTCCCGCTGTCGTCCACGCGGAAGATGTCCACGACGGCTGCTGCCTTGCCGGTGAAGTTGAACCTGTTGTAGTTGGCCATCGCGATGTAGAGCGTCATCCCGTCGACAGTCGTCGTCAGGACGGCGACGTTGGACCCCCAGCCGAAGCGGCCGTCGCCTGACGGGCGTAGATCGGAGTGGCGGTGGCGGAAGATCAAACGGAAGAGGTTCAGCGGATCCGACTCGTCGGTGGCCGTGATGTCGACGTGCCGTGGCGGGGGTGTCGCATATGCCGGGGCCAGCGCGAACACGTTGGGCAGCAGCAGGGCGAGCACCGCGACGAGCGCGGGAATCACCCGGTGGCGCACTGGCGTCCTGTCACCGGCCATCTGCGGTTCCCTACTCCTCGAAGCTGTTCAGATATCCGTGCCAGTTGCGGCCTCGCTGGTACCGCATCGCCGCCGGATCCATCGCGGTGAGGACCTGGCGGACTCCCTCCACGAGGGCCTCGGCGCTCTCCGGTTCCATGTCTCCGGTCTGCGACATGATCTGCCGCTCGATGACGCCGGCGCTGAGCACCCAGAGCGCGACGGTGGTGTTCATCAGCTCGGGTTCCTCCCCGAGGTCCCGCGGGTTGACGCAGAACACCTGATCGGTACGGATGTCGATGCCGTACAGCAGGGTCGTGCCCCAGATGCCGCCCACCACCACGTAATCGCGGCCGTCCCGGGCCAGGATCTGATCCGTCCGATCCAGCGTGCACTCGAAGCCCCAGCTGGGTTCGAAGTCGGGCAGGCCGACGTCGGTGAGGTACCGGCGGGTGGCAGCGGACAGATCAGGATGGATCCGCCGGGGATCGATCGGCCGCAGCTGGTCACCCCAGAGCCGGCGCACGTGCGCGACGACCTCGTCGCTCCAGCCGGAATCCGTCTCGTCGGTCATCGTGGATCTCCTCCAGTGCCTCGCCGGTTTGATGTGGTCGGATCATCAAACGGCGCCGGCGTCACCCGGGACACGACTCCACGATATCGAGCTGAATCAATAGGCTGCGGACGCCGGCAGTATCCCGGCCGGCTGCATTGGTGGCTGCTGCGCCAGGGGCATCGTGAGGACGAAGATCGAGCCGTGGCCCGGCGCCGGGCGGTAGGCGACGTCGCCGCCGTTGGCGCGGGCCAGTTCGCGGACGATGTAGAGGCCGAGGCCGGTTCCCGGGGCGGAGGCGGCGGTGGTGGAGGCGCGGGCGAGGCGGCCGAACAGGCGGTCGCGGAAGTCGGCCGGAACACCGGGGCCTTCGTCGTGGACCTCCAGGACGACGGCCGGGGCCTCGGGGCGGGCGACGATCGCGGTGGCGCCCCCGCCGTACTTGGCGGCATTGCTGATCAGGTTGGTCAGGATGTGGTCGAGGTGGCTGGGCTGCACGAACGCGACCAGGTCCGGCGGGCACACGACCGGGATGCCGGTGGCCGCGGCGGCGGTCACCGCGGCGTCGATGTGGTCGGCGACCCGGGTCGGCGCGGGCAGCGCGGTGAGCTGGCCGGCGTCGATGCGGACCAGGGCGAGGACCTCGTTGACGATGGTGTCGAGCCGGCGGGCGTTGCGGTGGATCCGGTCCAGCAGGCCGGGCATCGGGACGTCGTCGTCGGCGCGGGCCAGTTCCAGATGCCCGAGGATCATGGCGAGCGGGTTGCCGATCTCGTGGCCGAGCATGCCCATCAGATCGGACTTGAGCCGGTTCGCCGCCTCCAGCTCGCGGTTGCGGTCGGCCAGCTGCGCCTCGGCGGCCTTCCGGGCGCTGATGTCCTGCAGCACGCTCACCAGGTGAGCGGGCCGGCCGTCGGCGTCACGGACCGCCGACACCGTCACCTGCGCGTCGAGCCGGCCGCCGTCGGCGCGCAGCAGGGTCAGCTCGCGGCTGACCAGAGGGCGCCGGTCGGCGATCACCTCGCCGAGATCGCGCCGGTGCGCATCCCGGTCGGGCGCGGCGAACAGGTCGGTCAGCCGGGTGCCGGTCAGCTGCGGCGCGGTCATGCCGACCATCGCGAGGAAGGCCGGGTTCGCCTCCTCGATGTGATCGTCGGTGCCGTGGATGACCTGACCGACGGCGGCGTGCTCGAAGTGCGACCGGACCCGGCTCTCGCTGTCGGCGAGGCGGCGGGTGGCGGCGGCGAGATCGGCGGTGCGGGCGCGGACCGCGCTGTCCAGCGAGTCGTAGAGGATCGCGTTGTCCAGCGACACGGCGAGCTGCCCGGCGATCAGCCGGACCGTCTCCAGCCGGTCGATCGAGAAGATCCCGCGTTGGCGGTGATTCTCCAGCACCAGTACGGCGTGAGCGACGTTGTGACTGGGCACCGGAACCACGAGAAGCGCACAGAGTTCGAGGCCGGACAGGTAGGGATCACTGCTGAACCGGTCGTCGCCGGTGGCGTCGGCGACCAGCAGCGGCTCGCGGGTGCGTAACACGTAGCGGACGGCGGACAACGGCAGGTGGCTCCCGCCCGGGCTGGCGGGATCGGCGACCAGGGCGGCCGGCTGTTCCCGGCCGGGACCGGCGATCGCCGACACGTACCAGTGCGACGTCTCCTGATGCTGCAGCACCAGGTGCGCGGCGGTGGCCCCGGTCAGGCCGCTGAGCAGGTCGCCGACCTGGGACTGGAGGCCCGCCACCGTGGTCTGCGAACTCAGCGCCTGCGAGGCGCGCAGGACGGCCATGAGGTCGATGGGCAGGGCGTCGCCGGTCGACGAGTGCGATCCGGTGGGCGGCGCTGCCGTCGTACAGAGGAACGGGAATTGATCTCTCAAAGCGTCGGCCTTGCCCTCGGCGCCCCAGCGTCGATAGGCGTCGAGGGCCTCGGCGAGCAGGTGGCGCCCGCCGTATTCGAGGCCTTGACCGAGGTGGAACCGGCCGGCGCGTTCGGCGAGCAGGGCGCGGTGCCAGGGGCGGCCGGAGACCTCGCAGAGGCCGGCGTCGAACGCGCGGGCAGCGGTGGCCGGGTCGCCGAGGGCCCAGGCGCGCTCGGCGTCGACCAGGTGAAGCAGCGGCCGGAAGTTGTGCGGGCAGTCGGCGGCGCGCCGGGCCAGCCAGGACCGGGCCTCGTCGAGTTCGGCGGCCGCGGGGGCGCCGTCGCCGGCCCCGATCCGGCGGGCGAGGCTGACCGCCCTGGTCACCCGGGCCAGCACCGCGACGTAGAAGCCGCGGATGGCCCGGCTGTCGGCCATCGCCGCCGCCGACGACTCCTCCAGCGCCGCGGCGTCATCGAAGATCATCGCGCCGAGTGCGCGGTTCGTGTGGTACGTGCCCAGCGCCGCGCGGGCCGTCGAGACCTGGGCCAGGTGCTCGGCCTCGTCGAAGTCACCGGTACGGCCCTGCAGCGTGTGGATCAGCTGCCGGTACCCGATCATCGACAGCGTCGCGAACCGGCTGCCGGTCCGCTCGGCGAACGCCAGGCCGAGGGTGACCTCGTCGGCGGCCGCGTCCAGGGTCTCGCCGCAGTCCACCAGCAGGGCCAGCAACCGGTTGGTCAGCATGCTCGCGACCTGCACGTCGCCGACAGCGATCAGATCGTCGCGGGTCTGCTGGGCGGCTTCCACGATGGATTCGGCCGGTTCGCACCAGTGCGCGGCCAGGCACAGGTGCATGTACCGGGCGACGGCGGTCTCGGCCTGATAGCCGTGCCGGCGCCCGACGCCGACGGCGTGGGCGGTCAGCCGGTAGCCGGTGAGGTAGTCGCCGCGCCGGTCGATGGTGACCGCGACCGCGGCGCCCATGGTGCCGACGAACGGCGCGCAGACGCCGTGCCGCTCCCACAGCTGCTGCGTCTGCAGCGTCAGCCAGGCATGCATCAGCGGGTCCAGGTGGAACGCCGGCGCCAGCAGCCGGTTGAGCACCCGGCCGGCGGCGATGACGGCGGCGTCGGTGGTCTCGGCGGCGCTCTCCTGACCGGCCTCGATCCGGTCCGCCCACCGGTACAGCCGGTCGATGCCGTCGTCCACGGCCGCGGCCAGGTCGGCCGGCGGGGTGATGCCGAACCGGGCCAGGAC comes from the Actinoplanes sp. OR16 genome and includes:
- a CDS encoding PKD domain-containing protein — its product is MRRILSRLVVSAGALLVMIGLVAVPAHAAYSDLYSIRFKAWIPQAQAIGSAVGMKLDSFCSPWPTSTVRFNGNNHVNFVNGSNGDFKTMVQYDFRWDGSRMSDVAAQASYGTTHMTMTNSITGSQCSMSRKASGKSRVEAPSASTAKLVLGSADPFYPAALIPDLDGSITVSFSGRDHMIVQSATDAFPSYAYQVYRNGKLVATVQDLDVSCVSLTGPKGIIATAGLLSTRWQSPTARQDIDTRATGLDFFRPCSSAAAMVPLKYPSVSPPVAKPGNVAPVARFAYKRAVGARDTVTLDGSASSDADGRITSWAWYNGATKIASGPSATVALGAGTSKTVRLVVTDNAGAQASRSAVVSLANRSPRIAAASPATGAQAGTNTPTLSAVAADDDGDALQYRYTVTGPSVSLDSGWTGAAWKVPAHRLDPGTRYEWTVTVRDPSGATARRTSVFTVAPLPTAGDVVSTASGDGYWQVASDGGVFSYGDARFYGSLPGIGVRVTNVIGMARTPSGAGYWLVGRDGGVFAFGDAGFHGSLPSINVPVNNIVGMAPTKSGRGYWLVGADGGVFAFGDAAFYGSMGGKPLNKPMVAIVPTASGAGYWTAAADGGVFAFGDAAFYGSMGGKPLNAPVTDISRTLDGNGYWMTAEDGGVFAFGSAGFYGSMAGKPLNGHITGMSATVSGKGYWLNGCDGGVFAFGDARFFGSNATYQCRGVNQP
- a CDS encoding SUKH-4 family immunity protein; its protein translation is MTDETDSGWSDEVVAHVRRLWGDQLRPIDPRRIHPDLSAATRRYLTDVGLPDFEPSWGFECTLDRTDQILARDGRDYVVVGGIWGTTLLYGIDIRTDQVFCVNPRDLGEEPELMNTTVALWVLSAGVIERQIMSQTGDMEPESAEALVEGVRQVLTAMDPAAMRYQRGRNWHGYLNSFEE
- a CDS encoding AAA family ATPase, which gives rise to MAEELLYRSERTEVLRQTATDDAGSLIRKRAFGSGAVRRIDRERAVLRHLEGVSGVPRLGDRQARQSLLLRDDRGSPVTRLPVPRLITVARELTAVVAALHRAGVLHHDITPANVVLAAGSPLLIDYDLAEILPAGATATAPPDQPVGTLGFQAPEQTGRLRLPVDQRADLYGLGATLYALATGEPPFPGDDPLEVIRDTLVRTPASPADRSPGLPHPFGDIVLRLLEKDPDSRYQSAEAVAHDLDCFEKGSWRLGEHDFPAILTGPAELVGREDEVDRLTAALDRAQAGGTPAVLIGGPPGVGKSSLVATLRQVVTARGGWFVGGKYDQFRTGTGSGGIRRAMAKLAGLLLAEPEPDITADRRRIIAALGANLQVAVGAIPELAPLLGDGAAPAADDPGTAPARIITAIVALLRTVTAQRPLVLAVDDLQWASPSSLQVLDAIVSAGPIPGMLVVGTYRDQEAGGEHPLALLAARGEQAGTIGPPIRLGGLGPGGLTALVGAVLRLAPDRAEALARLLLGPSGGNPYTAVELLNALRGDGLLTLGRDGWRWDPEQARAFLARTLVPDLMTDRLARLPGETRRVLTALACLGGDVPAVLLAAALRMPVPNLIEHLAAADAARLVVADRPATTAGTVRFRHDLIHRAAHDDLAEHDRELLQLGMARALAGRGDARQEAAEQYLAAAGLVSDPRERRTAARLLHAAGHRAAQLTNYVVAEELYRCADRLSASDEITVDRHATLYCLGRLDDADDVYQELAGRSPGLLALAAATTTQVNSLTQRGASAAAIELGIRVLARFGITPPADLAAAVDDGIDRLYRWADRIEAGQESAAETTDAAVIAAGRVLNRLLAPAFHLDPLMHAWLTLQTQQLWERHGVCAPFVGTMGAAVAVTIDRRGDYLTGYRLTAHAVGVGRRHGYQAETAVARYMHLCLAAHWCEPAESIVEAAQQTRDDLIAVGDVQVASMLTNRLLALLVDCGETLDAAADEVTLGLAFAERTGSRFATLSMIGYRQLIHTLQGRTGDFDEAEHLAQVSTARAALGTYHTNRALGAMIFDDAAALEESSAAAMADSRAIRGFYVAVLARVTRAVSLARRIGAGDGAPAAAELDEARSWLARRAADCPHNFRPLLHLVDAERAWALGDPATAARAFDAGLCEVSGRPWHRALLAERAGRFHLGQGLEYGGRHLLAEALDAYRRWGAEGKADALRDQFPFLCTTAAPPTGSHSSTGDALPIDLMAVLRASQALSSQTTVAGLQSQVGDLLSGLTGATAAHLVLQHQETSHWYVSAIAGPGREQPAALVADPASPGGSHLPLSAVRYVLRTREPLLVADATGDDRFSSDPYLSGLELCALLVVPVPSHNVAHAVLVLENHRQRGIFSIDRLETVRLIAGQLAVSLDNAILYDSLDSAVRARTADLAAATRRLADSESRVRSHFEHAAVGQVIHGTDDHIEEANPAFLAMVGMTAPQLTGTRLTDLFAAPDRDAHRRDLGEVIADRRPLVSRELTLLRADGGRLDAQVTVSAVRDADGRPAHLVSVLQDISARKAAEAQLADRNRELEAANRLKSDLMGMLGHEIGNPLAMILGHLELARADDDVPMPGLLDRIHRNARRLDTIVNEVLALVRIDAGQLTALPAPTRVADHIDAAVTAAAATGIPVVCPPDLVAFVQPSHLDHILTNLISNAAKYGGGATAIVARPEAPAVVLEVHDEGPGVPADFRDRLFGRLARASTTAASAPGTGLGLYIVRELARANGGDVAYRPAPGHGSIFVLTMPLAQQPPMQPAGILPASAAY